One region of Polaribacter pectinis genomic DNA includes:
- a CDS encoding MBL fold metallo-hydrolase, producing MHTQLAELEQKHLKKENIIDGVFLTHAHIGHYTGLMYFGREAYGKKGVSVFAMPKMKKFIETNGPWSQLVTLQNIKLKKIQQDSSIKISNNLKVTPFLVPHRDEFSETVGYKIEGNKKSALFIPDIDKWHKWNKSIIEEVKKVDYAFVDATFLNQNEVKRAMTEVPHPFIEETIYLFKDESLSTKNKVIFIHFNHTNPTLQKNSKERKEIENLGFSFANEGDNYAL from the coding sequence ATGCATACTCAATTAGCTGAATTAGAACAAAAACATCTAAAAAAAGAAAATATAATTGATGGTGTTTTCTTAACACATGCCCATATTGGTCACTATACTGGTTTAATGTATTTTGGAAGAGAAGCTTATGGAAAAAAAGGTGTTTCAGTTTTTGCAATGCCAAAAATGAAAAAGTTTATTGAAACAAATGGACCTTGGAGTCAACTAGTTACTTTACAAAATATAAAACTAAAAAAAATACAACAAGACTCTTCAATTAAAATAAGTAATAATTTAAAAGTTACTCCATTTTTAGTTCCACATAGAGATGAATTTTCTGAAACTGTGGGTTATAAAATAGAAGGAAATAAAAAATCTGCGTTATTTATTCCTGACATTGATAAATGGCATAAATGGAACAAAAGTATTATTGAAGAAGTTAAAAAAGTAGATTACGCTTTTGTTGATGCTACATTTTTAAATCAAAACGAAGTTAAAAGAGCTATGACAGAAGTCCCTCATCCATTTATAGAAGAAACTATTTATTTGTTTAAAGATGAATCATTATCTACCAAAAACAAAGTGATTTTTATCCATTTTAATCACACAAACCCCACTCTTCAAAAAAACAGTAAAGAACGAAAAGAAATAGAAAATTTAGGCTTTAGTTTTGCTAATGAGGGAGATAATTACGCTTTATAA
- a CDS encoding GNAT family N-acetyltransferase, with protein MEIRETHRNDYTISTDKNKLDVLSIHKFLANETDWAKGIPINTLKTSIENSLNFGVYYENKQIGFARIISDYSTIAYLGDIYILKEYRGKRLSKWLINEIMEHPNLQGLRRWILLTDTAEWLYKKFGFTELPKPEFYMEKHNPNVYSGIKN; from the coding sequence TTGGAAATTAGAGAAACACATAGGAATGATTATACCATTTCAACTGACAAGAATAAATTAGATGTTTTGAGCATTCACAAATTCCTTGCAAACGAAACTGATTGGGCTAAAGGAATTCCAATTAATACTTTGAAAACATCAATTGAAAACTCTTTGAATTTTGGTGTTTATTACGAAAACAAACAAATTGGTTTTGCTAGAATAATTTCAGACTATTCAACTATTGCATATTTGGGAGATATTTATATTCTAAAGGAATATAGAGGAAAAAGATTAAGTAAATGGCTGATAAATGAAATAATGGAACACCCAAATCTTCAGGGATTGAGACGTTGGATTTTATTGACTGATACAGCTGAATGGCTTTATAAAAAATTCGGATTTACGGAATTACCTAAACCTGAATTTTATATGGAAAAGCATAATCCAAATGTTTATAGCGGAATAAAAAACTAA